Proteins encoded in a region of the Candidatus Margulisiibacteriota bacterium genome:
- the rpsP gene encoding 30S ribosomal protein S16: MAAKIKLQRVGTKNRPIYRLVVQDESKASSSTVIEILGNYQPGKETIFTNLKDEKVKEWLKKGAEPTEKVRILLGKVGIMPAIDLASLPKRKSKKEVPQEAAAAAPAVGG; the protein is encoded by the coding sequence ATGGCAGCAAAAATCAAATTACAAAGAGTAGGGACCAAAAACCGGCCGATCTATCGTTTAGTCGTTCAGGACGAGAGCAAGGCTTCGTCCAGCACGGTGATCGAAATCCTTGGTAATTACCAGCCGGGCAAGGAAACCATTTTCACTAATTTAAAGGACGAAAAAGTTAAAGAATGGTTAAAAAAAGGGGCGGAACCAACGGAAAAAGTCAGGATTCTGCTGGGGAAGGTCGGGATCATGCCGGCGATCGACCTGGCTAGTTTGCCGAAACGCAAGTCGAAGAAGGAAGTTCCCCAAGAAGCGGCCGCCGCTGCTCCAGCCGTAGGAGGCTAG
- a CDS encoding KH domain-containing protein, translated as MKELVEYIVKFLVDKPEQVEIKEAEGHSATVVEVKTAPEDSGKVIGREGRIANSIRTIVKAAAAKQQKKVTVEIMTEDKQRGGL; from the coding sequence ATGAAAGAGCTTGTCGAGTATATCGTTAAATTTCTGGTTGATAAGCCGGAACAAGTTGAAATAAAAGAAGCGGAAGGACATTCGGCCACGGTAGTTGAGGTCAAGACCGCGCCGGAAGATTCAGGCAAGGTGATCGGCCGAGAAGGTCGGATCGCTAATTCCATCAGGACGATCGTTAAAGCGGCCGCCGCGAAACAGCAAAAGAAAGTCACTGTTGAAATTATGACCGAAGATAAACAACGAGGGGGACTATAA
- a CDS encoding YlqD family protein, whose product MAEGIELKRVVMVKAIVTEAFKQNLIKELERAIANLEGQLGQMEGQSKAYLEDLKKKGLMQKAAAFKHQLDEERNRQSASKADLMMKIEEAKRLQVGSEFVQGPLEGPVNVGVGDNLYKKVGGAEIIVKDGVVQEIRGA is encoded by the coding sequence ATGGCAGAAGGAATAGAGCTCAAAAGAGTCGTCATGGTTAAAGCGATCGTAACCGAGGCCTTCAAACAGAATTTGATCAAAGAATTAGAGAGGGCCATTGCTAATTTAGAAGGCCAATTGGGCCAGATGGAAGGACAAAGCAAGGCTTACTTGGAAGATCTTAAGAAGAAAGGGTTGATGCAGAAAGCGGCCGCTTTCAAGCACCAGCTTGATGAAGAACGGAACCGCCAGTCGGCGTCCAAAGCCGATTTAATGATGAAGATCGAAGAGGCCAAGCGGCTTCAGGTTGGTTCGGAATTCGTCCAGGGCCCGTTGGAAGGGCCGGTCAATGTCGGGGTCGGCGATAATCTTTACAAAAAAGTTGGTGGCGCCGAAATCATTGTTAAAGACGGAGTCGTCCAGGAGATCCGCGGCGCCTAA
- the trmD gene encoding tRNA (guanosine(37)-N1)-methyltransferase TrmD, whose protein sequence is MRVDVLTLFPEMFQGPMSQSLIQKARDKGLLDLRAVDIRDFTSDKHKTADDTPYGGGPGMVMKADVVAAAIRSLKNDPVDRVIMFCPTGTKLTQAKVNELASLEHLVMICGHYEGIDNRIGALIDEEISIGDYVLTGGELPAMVLIDSMARQIPGVVKEAASVEGDSFYSGLLDHPCYTKPEEFEGNRVPEVLLSGHHAQIERWRRKEALSKTLFRRPELLAGVQISADDRVLLTEIVEELK, encoded by the coding sequence ATGCGTGTCGACGTACTGACCCTTTTCCCTGAAATGTTTCAGGGACCGATGAGTCAAAGCCTTATCCAAAAGGCCCGGGACAAAGGGCTTTTAGATCTACGGGCTGTCGATATCCGCGATTTTACCAGCGACAAGCACAAAACTGCCGATGACACGCCTTATGGCGGCGGTCCCGGCATGGTCATGAAAGCTGATGTTGTGGCTGCGGCCATTAGATCCTTGAAAAATGATCCGGTCGATCGGGTGATCATGTTCTGTCCGACTGGAACTAAATTGACCCAGGCGAAGGTTAATGAGCTGGCCAGCTTGGAACATTTGGTCATGATCTGCGGGCATTACGAAGGGATCGATAACCGGATCGGTGCCTTGATTGATGAGGAAATCTCGATCGGCGATTATGTTTTGACCGGTGGCGAGCTTCCGGCCATGGTTTTGATCGATTCGATGGCCCGGCAGATCCCGGGAGTGGTGAAAGAAGCCGCTTCGGTCGAAGGGGATTCTTTCTATTCCGGTTTGTTGGACCATCCCTGTTACACCAAACCGGAAGAATTCGAGGGGAACCGGGTGCCGGAGGTTTTGCTTTCCGGCCATCACGCCCAGATCGAGCGCTGGCGTCGAAAAGAGGCCTTGAGCAAGACCCTTTTTCGGCGTCCCGAACTATTGGCCGGAGTTCAGATCAGTGCCGATGACCGGGTCTTATTGACCGAGATCGTTGAGGAATTAAAATGA
- a CDS encoding RNA methyltransferase, with protein sequence MSVLYLALLHHPIYNKRRDIVTTCITGFDLHDIARSSVTFGIKKYFVVNPMPTQRNFAQRIHDFWLDEGAQEFNWTRAEAFKLIRITDTLDSVIAEITEAEDQRPKVIATSAKPRGTVKFEQLRRDLKEGDGVYLLLFGTGWGMADEVFEKVDGVLDPIVGPTEYNHLSVRSAVAIILDRLLGS encoded by the coding sequence ATGAGCGTCTTGTATCTGGCCTTGTTGCACCACCCGATCTATAACAAGCGCCGGGATATCGTGACGACCTGTATTACCGGTTTTGATCTGCACGATATTGCCAGGTCGTCCGTGACCTTCGGGATTAAAAAGTATTTTGTGGTCAATCCTATGCCGACGCAAAGGAATTTTGCCCAGAGAATACATGACTTTTGGCTGGACGAGGGGGCCCAGGAGTTTAACTGGACCCGGGCCGAAGCTTTCAAGCTGATCAGGATAACCGATACTTTAGATTCGGTCATTGCCGAAATAACTGAAGCCGAAGACCAAAGGCCGAAGGTGATCGCGACCTCCGCCAAGCCGAGAGGAACGGTAAAATTCGAGCAATTGCGGCGCGACCTAAAAGAGGGCGACGGGGTCTACCTGCTTTTATTTGGCACCGGTTGGGGAATGGCGGACGAGGTTTTTGAGAAAGTTGACGGGGTGCTTGATCCGATCGTCGGACCGACAGAGTACAATCATTTGTCAGTTCGGTCGGCGGTTGCTATAATATTAGATAGGTTGCTTGGCTCATAG